CGACGGGAAGAAAGTCTTTATCAATAAGTATCCTTTAAAAAAGCGTACCGAAATGGTTGGTAAGATTCCCACCGTCATTTTATCGCCGGACAACCAGAATATTACCGGTGGTGGTCCAGCAGGGCGGCGAGACTTTTTAAACCGCATTCTCTCACAAATAGATCGGGAATATTTTAAGCAACTGATCGAATATCGGACGCGGCTTCTTCAGCGCAATTCAATTCTGGTTTCTTACAAGCAAAAGCGGAAAACGAAATACGACGCTTATGTTGAAGCAAATGACGAACTGCTAACCAAGGCGGCGGAATATCTGCAAAGAATCAGATTCAGATTTATTGAGGATTTTAATCCGGTTTTTCAACACAATTTTGAAAAAATTTCTCATATTCAGAAACTGGTTATTCTGAAAATGCAATTCAATGTTAATACCGACGATGCTGACTTTGGAAAAACGTTTCTTCGTAAACTTCGGGATCGTTTTCCGAAAGACGTTGAATTTGGCAGAACGACGTGCGGTCCACATTTGGACAACCTGATCGTCTTGCTGGGAGATAAAGAGATTCGTCAAGTTGGCTCTCAAGGTGAACACAAGGTCGTTTTGGTTGCGCTAAAAATGGCAGAGGGACAATTTATCCAGAATCGTCAACCGGAATCGGTCATTTTTCTATTAGACGATTTATTTGCACTTCTCGATGAAAGGCATTGTCTGAAAATCGTTGACGAAATCAGCCGGAAAAACCAAATTTTTGTAACGACAACAGACGCCGGTCTATTGAAAAAATACGGATTTGACGAATCGAATCCTGAAATGAAGATTATCCATCTTTCTAAGGAAGAATCATAATGTTTACCAGTCTTGGCGATGCTCTTCAAAAATTGTTTCGGAAATATGATATCGATAAGTCGATACGACAAAACCAGGCAATGGATACTTGGAATCAGGTTGTCGGAAGAACAATATCAATTCACGCTGTCCCGGAAAAAGTCGCTTTTAGCAAGCTGTTCGTTCGGGTTGATTCGCCGGCGTGGCGAAACGAGCTGTCTTATCGAAAGATCGAAATAATGAAAAAAATCAACAAGAAACTCCATGGCGAAATAATTAAGGAGATAGTACTACGGTAAGCGAAATTAAATTTAC
The Candidatus Marinimicrobia bacterium CG08_land_8_20_14_0_20_45_22 genome window above contains:
- a CDS encoding DUF721 domain-containing protein, whose protein sequence is MFTSLGDALQKLFRKYDIDKSIRQNQAMDTWNQVVGRTISIHAVPEKVAFSKLFVRVDSPAWRNELSYRKIEIMKKINKKLHGEIIKEIVLR